One region of Halomicrobium sp. LC1Hm genomic DNA includes:
- a CDS encoding glycoside hydrolase family 18 protein: protein MSETAQSPESLASDDVVGAYVADRCLPDVDIPASKLTHVYYAFADVADGVIDDDAEHIDELVALREDNPDLQVIVSVGGWGRCEEFPDIAATPESRDRFADSAIEFVREHDLDGIDYDWEFPDEDEADDFTAILERLRERLDEAGREDGREYLLTSALSNLPSHLVGVDLPAVAERLDLVNAMTYDMLLNERSHHTNLYTSSLNPRFSVADTVETYVEAGVPREKIVVGSGFYCRGTERMGYEEMQAEFGDDDSYTRKWDEDAKAPYLEAEGEFMSYDDPESIGHKVEYLREESLRGIMCWQYGHDAQHDELLDAMYGRMVETADEA, encoded by the coding sequence ATGTCAGAGACAGCCCAGTCTCCCGAGTCGCTCGCATCGGACGACGTGGTCGGCGCGTACGTCGCCGACCGCTGCCTGCCGGACGTGGACATCCCGGCCTCGAAGCTCACGCACGTCTACTACGCGTTCGCAGACGTTGCCGACGGCGTGATCGACGACGACGCCGAGCACATCGACGAACTGGTCGCGCTCCGCGAGGACAATCCCGACCTGCAGGTTATCGTCTCCGTCGGCGGCTGGGGCCGCTGTGAGGAGTTCCCCGACATCGCGGCGACCCCGGAGAGCCGCGACCGGTTCGCGGACAGCGCCATCGAGTTCGTCCGCGAGCACGACCTCGACGGCATCGACTACGACTGGGAGTTTCCCGACGAGGACGAGGCCGACGACTTCACGGCGATCCTTGAACGTCTGCGCGAGCGCCTCGACGAGGCCGGGCGCGAAGACGGCCGCGAGTACCTGCTCACGTCGGCACTGAGCAACCTGCCGAGCCACCTCGTCGGCGTGGACCTGCCGGCCGTCGCCGAGCGCCTCGACCTCGTCAACGCGATGACCTACGACATGCTCCTCAACGAGCGGAGCCACCACACGAACCTCTACACGTCGTCGCTGAACCCGCGTTTCAGCGTCGCCGACACCGTCGAGACGTACGTCGAGGCCGGCGTCCCGCGGGAGAAGATCGTCGTCGGCAGCGGGTTCTACTGCCGCGGGACGGAACGCATGGGCTACGAGGAGATGCAAGCCGAGTTCGGCGACGACGACAGCTACACCAGGAAGTGGGACGAGGACGCCAAGGCACCCTACCTCGAAGCCGAGGGCGAGTTCATGAGCTACGACGATCCCGAGTCCATCGGTCACAAGGTCGAGTACCTCCGCGAGGAGTCCCTGCGGGGGATCATGTGCTGGCAGTACGGCCACGACGCCCAGCACGACGAACTGCTCGACGCGATGTACGGTCGGATGGTCGAGACGGCCGACGAAGCGTAG
- a CDS encoding L-rhamnose mutarotase → MGSDTETVVVMQRLDPDRVDEYVESHEHVPAAVTRAMEAGGVEEFRLFVEDDVAVCVVEAESFEAYQERYESDEACLEWEAHVDQFKRSGVDPETGEMPTMDEIWSFTSDE, encoded by the coding sequence ATGGGAAGCGACACCGAGACTGTCGTCGTCATGCAGCGACTCGACCCAGACCGCGTCGACGAGTACGTCGAGAGCCACGAGCACGTCCCCGCGGCGGTGACGCGGGCGATGGAAGCGGGCGGTGTCGAGGAGTTCCGCCTGTTCGTCGAGGACGACGTCGCCGTCTGCGTCGTCGAAGCCGAGTCGTTCGAGGCCTACCAGGAGCGCTACGAGAGCGACGAGGCGTGTCTGGAGTGGGAGGCCCACGTCGACCAGTTCAAACGCTCGGGCGTCGATCCGGAGACGGGCGAGATGCCGACGATGGACGAGATCTGGTCGTTCACCAGCGACGAGTAG
- a CDS encoding amidohydrolase, protein MLVDTHTHAWGADTAELPWRHPDVTPPGWSGPYTHADLVADMDRADVAEGVVVTTPLYGRGERANEYTRQAIEAHPDRLYGVGLIDFFPDAERPDPAGQLARVVDHDRMLGVRLHAAFEYAAAPTTIDRSGTWFLDDSLAEFWETAGALDTAVFVFPKAQQLRDVARLVQRHPDVTFVIDHMGWPDETTAPDAAPWTDFEALADADNVAVKVSSVPRSSGTSWPYADLHDYLRRLLEWFGPERLMLGSDYPWMDEWADYEACLSWLDAVDCLSWRDEAYLRYRTFHEIHRV, encoded by the coding sequence ATGCTGGTCGATACGCACACCCACGCGTGGGGAGCGGACACCGCCGAGTTACCGTGGCGACACCCGGACGTGACGCCGCCGGGGTGGAGCGGGCCGTACACGCACGCGGACCTCGTCGCGGACATGGATCGGGCCGACGTTGCCGAGGGCGTCGTCGTGACCACCCCGCTGTACGGTCGGGGCGAGCGGGCCAACGAGTACACGAGACAGGCCATCGAGGCCCACCCAGACCGCCTCTACGGCGTCGGGCTGATCGACTTCTTTCCGGACGCCGAGCGGCCCGATCCCGCTGGGCAGTTGGCGCGCGTCGTCGACCACGACCGGATGCTGGGCGTCCGGTTGCACGCCGCCTTCGAGTACGCCGCCGCGCCGACGACGATCGATCGCTCCGGGACGTGGTTCCTGGACGACTCGCTGGCGGAGTTCTGGGAGACCGCCGGAGCCCTCGATACGGCCGTCTTCGTGTTCCCGAAGGCCCAACAGCTGCGCGACGTGGCACGGCTGGTCCAGCGCCACCCCGACGTGACGTTCGTGATCGACCACATGGGGTGGCCAGACGAGACGACGGCACCGGACGCCGCGCCGTGGACCGACTTCGAGGCCCTCGCCGACGCCGACAACGTCGCGGTCAAGGTGAGTTCGGTGCCCCGGTCGTCGGGAACGTCTTGGCCGTACGCGGATCTGCACGACTACCTCCGGCGACTTCTGGAGTGGTTCGGTCCCGAGCGGCTCATGCTGGGTTCGGACTACCCCTGGATGGACGAGTGGGCCGACTACGAGGCGTGTCTCTCGTGGCTCGACGCCGTCGACTGCCTCTCCTGGCGCGACGAGGCGTACCTGCGCTATCGGACCTTCCACGAGATCCACCGGGTGTGA
- a CDS encoding SDR family NAD(P)-dependent oxidoreductase: MVGTATYDFEGVAAIVTGSTKGIGRSVAAAFAEHDADVAVNARTESEVTRTAAELDELGEGTVVGIPGDMAEPDDVETLVAEAIEAFDQVDVLVNNAAVWPREGSLLSADLAEWDHTMAVNVRSQFYCATLVGRHMVEAGVDGRIVNVSSQTGDRRTGGRGLYGISNTAVNGLTWRLAHDFASEGIRVNAVSTDAVDTFQLRKEARAVADTEDTTVEAVLDDWGQQRPLGRLGRPEDVADGVLFLCSDRADYVVGDILRIGGGGNLQ, from the coding sequence ATGGTCGGCACAGCGACGTACGACTTCGAGGGAGTGGCAGCTATCGTCACCGGATCGACGAAAGGGATCGGCCGCAGCGTCGCCGCGGCCTTCGCCGAACACGACGCCGACGTGGCCGTCAACGCGCGAACCGAGAGCGAGGTCACCCGGACGGCGGCCGAACTCGACGAGCTGGGCGAGGGCACCGTCGTCGGCATCCCCGGCGACATGGCCGAACCCGACGACGTGGAGACGCTCGTCGCGGAGGCGATCGAGGCGTTCGACCAGGTGGACGTGCTCGTCAACAACGCGGCGGTCTGGCCACGGGAGGGATCGTTGCTCTCGGCCGACCTCGCCGAGTGGGACCACACGATGGCCGTCAACGTCCGTTCGCAGTTCTACTGTGCGACGCTGGTGGGCCGGCACATGGTCGAGGCGGGCGTCGACGGCCGTATCGTCAACGTCTCCAGCCAGACCGGCGATCGACGGACCGGCGGGCGTGGCCTGTACGGCATCTCGAACACGGCGGTCAACGGGCTCACCTGGCGGCTCGCCCACGACTTCGCCAGCGAGGGGATCCGCGTCAACGCCGTCTCGACCGACGCCGTCGACACCTTCCAGCTCCGCAAAGAGGCACGCGCCGTCGCCGACACCGAGGACACGACCGTCGAGGCCGTCCTCGACGACTGGGGCCAGCAGCGCCCGCTCGGCCGGCTCGGCCGCCCGGAAGATGTCGCGGACGGCGTGCTCTTCCTGTGCTCGGACCGGGCCGACTACGTCGTCGGCGACATCCTCCGGATCGGCGGGGGCGGCAACCTGCAGTAG
- a CDS encoding mandelate racemase family protein → MVEITSIESTEFAYPLPDVGTDRHGFNLVYEPGTTTERKLFAIEIHTDTGISGQYVGGNSPAAAQYNIVADYLVGKNPLHREKHWSEVKRALRKYDRMGIGPIDIALWDFAGKYHDAPIHELLGTYRTSIPAYASTYHGDENGGLDSPEAFASFAESCLDRGFGGFKLHGWGGGDGSRDVDREAAAVRAVGERVGDEMDLMMDPACEYETFSDALQVGRACDDAGFFWYEDPYRDGGVSQHSHTKLGEHLDTPLLQTEHVRGLEPKTDFVASGATDFVRADPEYDGGITGAMKTARMAESFGLDVEFHAPGPAQRHCIAACRNTNYYELALVHPDCQNTQPPVYDGGYSDLLDTVDDDGCVDVPDDPGLGVEYDWDYIEANATGSRHVYDDSNN, encoded by the coding sequence ATGGTCGAGATCACCAGCATCGAGAGCACCGAGTTCGCGTATCCGCTCCCGGACGTGGGGACGGACCGTCACGGATTCAACCTCGTGTACGAGCCCGGCACCACGACCGAGCGGAAACTGTTCGCGATCGAGATTCACACAGATACGGGCATCTCCGGCCAGTACGTCGGCGGCAACTCTCCGGCGGCCGCCCAGTACAACATCGTCGCCGACTACCTCGTCGGCAAGAACCCGCTCCACCGCGAGAAACACTGGTCGGAAGTCAAACGCGCGCTCCGGAAGTACGATCGAATGGGGATCGGCCCCATCGACATCGCGCTGTGGGACTTCGCCGGCAAGTACCACGACGCGCCGATTCACGAACTGCTCGGCACCTATCGCACGTCGATCCCCGCCTACGCGTCGACGTACCACGGCGACGAGAACGGCGGTCTGGACTCCCCCGAGGCGTTCGCGTCGTTCGCCGAGTCGTGTCTCGACCGCGGCTTCGGCGGGTTCAAGCTCCACGGCTGGGGTGGCGGCGACGGCTCCCGGGACGTCGACCGCGAGGCCGCCGCGGTCCGGGCGGTCGGCGAGCGCGTCGGCGACGAGATGGACCTGATGATGGACCCCGCCTGCGAGTACGAGACGTTCAGCGACGCGCTCCAGGTCGGGCGCGCCTGCGACGACGCCGGCTTCTTCTGGTACGAGGACCCGTACCGCGACGGCGGCGTCTCCCAGCACAGCCACACCAAGCTGGGCGAACACCTCGACACGCCGCTCCTCCAGACCGAACACGTCCGCGGCCTCGAACCGAAGACCGACTTCGTGGCCTCGGGCGCGACCGACTTCGTTCGAGCCGACCCCGAGTACGACGGCGGGATCACCGGCGCGATGAAGACCGCACGCATGGCCGAGTCGTTCGGACTCGACGTGGAGTTCCACGCGCCGGGGCCGGCCCAGCGCCACTGTATCGCCGCCTGTCGGAACACCAACTACTACGAACTCGCACTGGTCCACCCGGACTGTCAGAACACCCAGCCGCCGGTGTACGACGGCGGCTACTCGGATCTGCTCGACACCGTCGACGACGACGGCTGTGTCGACGTTCCGGACGACCCCGGCCTCGGCGTCGAGTACGACTGGGACTACATCGAGGCCAACGCGACCGGGAGTCGGCACGTCTACGACGATAGTAACAATTGA
- a CDS encoding ABC transporter ATP-binding protein yields the protein MHTQSHQQSGSSVVDPILEIRNASVTFDMDRGESRVLDETNMDIGREEVLGIVGESGSGKSMFASALLDAVVQPGQLSGTVRYHPEDGDPVDVTSLPEDQLKSFRWEHISMVFQGAMSSFNPTTTIETHFKETLLAHDTDVEEGLEHARELLSDLYLEPDRVLASYPHELSGGMTQRALIALALVLEPEVLVMDEPTAALDLLMQRSILELLEDLQSKYDLTLVFITHDLALISELADRLAVMYAFDFVEIGPTEDLLDHAAHPYTRALLNAVPNLEAPIDKMEPIAGSAPDPVNVPDGCRYHPRCSLADSTCRESDPGFYDATDTHDVACHHWEAAQTEIPFSLDDGQDGAASADVSATWSDHQDEDPLVSMESLEVHFGDDDGPLSGYFSDSETVRAVDGVDLDIYENDVVALVGESGCGKTTLGKTAVGLQRPTGGSITYRGQDIWDAKDGKGDVSVPFADIRRALQIIHQDPGSALNPYHRVQTTLAEPLKRWYPELDKQERNARINGMLKTVGITPAEDYAERYPHQLSGGEQQRIALIRALLMNPDLILADEAISALDVSLRVETMDLMLELQDRFDTSFLFISHDLSNARYLAEKADGRIGIMYLGELVEIGPVEQILQNPKHPYTKALRWATPDLAGDDESEMPMRTIDIPDPVDPPSGCRFHTRCPEAREVCAQQSPSLETSDHCASCFRTDEDHEYWDSPALTDDA from the coding sequence ATGCACACTCAGAGTCACCAGCAGTCGGGCAGTAGTGTCGTCGACCCCATCCTGGAGATCAGAAATGCGTCTGTCACGTTCGACATGGATCGGGGTGAGTCTCGCGTCCTCGACGAGACCAACATGGACATCGGCCGCGAGGAGGTCCTGGGGATCGTCGGGGAGAGCGGATCGGGCAAGTCGATGTTCGCCTCGGCGTTGCTCGACGCCGTCGTCCAGCCCGGCCAGCTCAGCGGAACCGTCCGCTACCACCCCGAAGACGGCGATCCGGTCGACGTGACGTCGTTGCCGGAGGACCAGCTCAAGTCGTTCCGCTGGGAGCACATCTCCATGGTGTTCCAGGGCGCGATGTCGTCGTTCAACCCCACGACGACCATCGAGACTCACTTCAAAGAGACGCTGCTGGCCCACGACACCGACGTCGAGGAAGGGCTCGAACACGCGCGGGAACTGCTCTCGGATCTCTACCTCGAACCCGACCGCGTGCTGGCGTCGTACCCACATGAACTCTCCGGGGGGATGACCCAGCGTGCGCTCATCGCGCTGGCACTGGTGCTCGAACCCGAGGTGCTCGTCATGGACGAGCCGACGGCGGCGCTGGACCTGCTCATGCAGCGGTCGATCCTCGAACTACTCGAGGACCTCCAGTCGAAGTACGACCTCACGCTCGTGTTCATCACGCACGACCTCGCGTTGATCTCGGAGCTCGCAGACCGGCTGGCGGTCATGTACGCGTTCGACTTCGTCGAGATCGGTCCCACCGAGGACCTCCTCGACCACGCGGCCCACCCGTACACGCGGGCGCTTCTCAACGCCGTCCCGAACCTCGAAGCGCCCATCGACAAGATGGAACCGATCGCCGGCTCCGCTCCCGACCCGGTCAACGTCCCGGACGGCTGTCGCTACCACCCGCGGTGCTCGCTTGCCGACTCGACGTGCCGGGAGTCAGACCCCGGCTTCTACGACGCGACGGACACCCACGACGTGGCCTGTCACCACTGGGAGGCGGCACAGACGGAGATCCCCTTCTCGCTCGACGACGGCCAGGACGGCGCGGCGTCGGCCGACGTTTCGGCCACCTGGTCCGACCACCAGGACGAGGACCCGCTGGTGTCGATGGAGTCGCTGGAAGTCCACTTCGGCGACGACGACGGGCCACTGAGTGGCTACTTCTCCGACTCCGAGACGGTCCGGGCCGTCGACGGCGTCGACCTGGACATCTACGAGAACGACGTCGTCGCACTGGTCGGCGAGTCCGGCTGTGGCAAGACCACGCTGGGCAAGACCGCCGTCGGGCTCCAGCGCCCGACCGGCGGTTCGATCACCTACCGCGGGCAGGACATCTGGGACGCAAAGGACGGGAAGGGTGACGTGTCGGTCCCCTTCGCCGACATTCGCCGCGCGCTCCAGATCATCCACCAGGACCCCGGCAGTGCGCTGAACCCCTACCACCGGGTCCAGACCACGCTCGCAGAGCCGCTCAAGCGCTGGTACCCGGAGCTGGACAAACAAGAGCGCAACGCTCGCATCAACGGGATGCTCAAGACGGTCGGCATCACGCCGGCCGAGGACTACGCCGAACGGTACCCCCACCAGCTCTCTGGCGGCGAACAGCAACGCATCGCGCTCATCCGCGCGCTGTTGATGAACCCGGATCTCATCCTCGCCGACGAGGCGATCAGCGCGCTCGACGTGTCGCTGCGCGTCGAGACGATGGACCTGATGCTGGAGCTGCAAGACCGGTTCGACACCTCGTTCCTGTTTATTTCTCACGACCTCTCGAACGCCCGGTACCTCGCCGAGAAGGCCGACGGCCGCATCGGGATCATGTACCTCGGCGAACTCGTCGAGATCGGACCGGTCGAGCAGATCCTCCAGAACCCCAAACACCCCTACACAAAGGCACTGCGCTGGGCCACGCCGGACCTCGCCGGGGACGACGAGTCCGAGATGCCGATGCGGACCATCGACATTCCCGACCCCGTCGACCCGCCCAGTGGCTGTCGGTTCCACACGCGCTGTCCTGAAGCCCGCGAGGTCTGTGCCCAACAGTCCCCCTCGCTGGAAACGAGCGACCACTGTGCGTCCTGCTTCCGGACGGACGAGGACCACGAGTACTGGGACAGTCCCGCCCTGACCGACGACGCGTAA
- a CDS encoding Gfo/Idh/MocA family protein — translation MMYRAGIIGAGGIAGMGILGMHDEGDVGETKVRASHAGGYDATEDIELVAVADVDEETLATFGDAWDVPADRRYTSHESMLAAEDLDVVSVCTPSYLHHDHVLDAASVADPPSVIWCEKPIASQVANARAMIDACDRREIDLVVNHSFRFTEKLQRLRTLLQDEALLGEVQSVSAQFRQELLRNATHVLDTLSYLLDQDVDTVAGHLTGTNGATTALDADEQVTDSGGGGFLVTDEDVYVNVDCTLERELSSMTFQIVGTEGKCYLNNDDGEWRYWRLEDGEHVERELPGIDGAWSWDEDYRSAFPNAARHVSDLLDGAATNHSPGTEAITSLEVIIGLYVSHNTDSIVSLPLERPLEDVTVTSW, via the coding sequence ATAATGTATCGGGCGGGAATCATCGGTGCAGGCGGCATCGCCGGCATGGGCATCCTCGGGATGCACGACGAGGGCGACGTGGGCGAGACGAAGGTCCGCGCGAGCCACGCGGGCGGCTACGACGCCACCGAGGACATCGAACTCGTCGCAGTCGCCGACGTCGACGAGGAGACACTCGCGACGTTCGGAGACGCGTGGGACGTTCCCGCCGACCGCCGCTACACCAGCCACGAGTCGATGCTCGCCGCCGAGGATCTCGATGTCGTCTCCGTCTGTACGCCGTCGTACCTCCACCACGACCACGTCCTCGACGCCGCCAGCGTGGCCGACCCGCCCTCGGTCATCTGGTGTGAGAAACCCATCGCCTCGCAGGTCGCGAACGCCCGGGCCATGATCGACGCCTGCGACCGCCGAGAGATCGACCTCGTCGTCAACCACTCGTTTCGCTTCACCGAGAAGCTCCAGCGCCTCCGGACGCTGCTGCAGGACGAGGCCCTCCTGGGCGAGGTCCAGTCCGTCTCCGCGCAGTTCAGACAGGAACTGCTCCGCAACGCGACGCACGTCCTGGACACGCTGTCGTACCTCCTCGATCAGGACGTCGACACCGTGGCCGGCCACCTGACGGGGACGAACGGTGCCACGACCGCACTCGACGCCGACGAGCAGGTGACCGACTCCGGTGGCGGGGGATTCCTCGTCACCGACGAGGACGTGTACGTGAACGTCGACTGTACGCTCGAACGGGAACTCTCCTCGATGACCTTCCAGATCGTCGGGACCGAGGGAAAGTGCTATCTCAACAACGACGACGGCGAGTGGCGCTACTGGCGGCTCGAAGACGGCGAACACGTGGAGCGTGAACTGCCCGGCATCGACGGCGCGTGGTCGTGGGACGAGGACTACCGGTCGGCCTTCCCCAACGCGGCGCGCCACGTCAGCGACCTGCTGGACGGGGCGGCGACGAACCACTCGCCCGGCACCGAGGCGATCACGTCGCTGGAGGTCATCATCGGCCTGTACGTCTCACACAACACCGACAGCATCGTCTCACTGCCACTCGAACGCCCTCTCGAAGACGTGACGGTCACCTCGTGGTGA
- a CDS encoding IclR family transcriptional regulator, which produces MSDGPEATYSIKAAQTSYRVLEALEELNGAGISELAAETDLPKSSVHNHLSTLREMEYVAKEGSTYRISLKYLSLGTHARSRRQVYEVSKSEVDELAADTGELANLMVEEHGRGVYVYSRHGDDAVNVDARIGHRVHLHSTALGKAILAHRDRDEVTDMLDRHGMPSMTAETIQSRDVLFDELETIRDQGIAFDRQERLEGLHCVAAPILDKDREVRGAISVSGPVNRLNGERYEEEIPSLLRKAVNVIELNMAYS; this is translated from the coding sequence ATGTCGGACGGTCCAGAAGCGACGTACTCGATCAAGGCCGCACAGACCTCCTATCGCGTCCTCGAAGCGCTAGAGGAACTCAACGGGGCCGGCATCTCCGAGCTCGCCGCGGAGACCGACCTCCCGAAGAGCAGCGTCCACAACCACCTGAGCACGCTCCGCGAGATGGAGTACGTCGCGAAGGAGGGGTCGACCTACCGTATCAGCCTGAAGTACCTCAGCCTCGGGACCCACGCCCGTTCCCGCCGGCAGGTCTACGAGGTCTCGAAGTCCGAAGTCGACGAACTCGCCGCGGACACCGGCGAGCTCGCGAACCTCATGGTCGAGGAGCACGGACGCGGCGTCTACGTCTACAGCCGACACGGCGACGACGCCGTCAACGTCGACGCCCGGATCGGTCACCGCGTCCACCTCCACAGCACCGCCCTGGGCAAGGCGATCCTGGCCCACCGCGACCGCGACGAGGTGACGGACATGCTCGACAGGCACGGGATGCCGAGCATGACCGCGGAGACGATCCAGAGCCGCGATGTCCTCTTCGACGAGCTGGAGACCATTCGAGACCAGGGCATCGCATTCGACAGGCAGGAGCGTCTGGAGGGGCTCCACTGCGTCGCCGCACCGATCCTCGACAAGGACAGAGAGGTCAGAGGGGCCATCAGCGTCTCCGGCCCGGTCAACCGCCTCAACGGGGAACGCTACGAGGAGGAGATCCCGAGCCTCCTGCGCAAGGCCGTCAACGTGATCGAACTCAACATGGCGTACTCGTAA
- a CDS encoding ABC transporter substrate-binding protein, translating to MVANRNRQESGERSQRRVSRRRLLTVTASGAAALAGCSGDGSTTTSTDGSGDSSTPAPDAEPRDSELVRKVGRIPTDVNWNLFGPDLPWNLARGLYHVTRPTQLWVLDDWSYDTDEQIETWTFPDNLTWWNGDQVTAEHQYISDEISRLQNPEGSSMKRVWTEDDRTLKREYKKPQNPTILKESSTGTFLAAHPSLYQEWLEKYQDAADQSARDSVTQELEKFKVTSTEILDNGLGNGPYELTEVNNQAMVFEVRTDHPWYQDNQVETYRVRAIKEGGSIIKKQDKLDLGRGLLKSSFTGPDHLQNITESRSVQLRKVAFNHTNEHLQKRKVRQALAHLIDWNSIIANQQPQAAAVPKQTGMGKRMAKQWLGDELYGKMADYPITADPDGATKYLNEAGYSKQGGEWVDPDGKTVSFNMLSINWGAFTKGARTVNSQMNQFGFDMNFEGVSGGVYYKRARNQMDYDLTFFFHNNFLNHPISYFRSSQIGGLRLANLENYGTQLPKWLDEGKERSPFNGMPLTPEIPTEPGAKEISGDGEQINLWELYDETLSAESEAQTRENVRLLARYWNYDLPHLVILQPKAGFWGDTKDFDMPVDDETYEIYAGMHAALKRGAIKHKYK from the coding sequence ATGGTGGCAAACAGAAACCGCCAGGAGAGTGGAGAGCGTAGCCAGCGTCGCGTCTCACGCCGACGGCTGCTCACCGTGACTGCCAGTGGCGCTGCTGCCCTCGCGGGCTGTAGCGGTGACGGATCGACGACCACGTCGACCGACGGGAGCGGCGACTCCTCGACGCCGGCTCCGGACGCCGAGCCGCGCGACTCCGAACTGGTCAGGAAGGTCGGACGGATCCCGACCGACGTCAACTGGAACCTCTTCGGTCCAGATCTCCCGTGGAACCTCGCGCGAGGGCTGTACCACGTGACCCGGCCCACCCAGCTGTGGGTCCTCGACGACTGGTCGTACGACACCGACGAGCAGATCGAGACCTGGACGTTCCCCGACAACCTGACCTGGTGGAACGGCGACCAGGTGACGGCCGAACACCAGTACATTTCCGACGAGATTTCGCGTCTCCAGAATCCCGAGGGGAGCTCCATGAAGCGGGTCTGGACCGAAGACGACCGAACGCTCAAGCGCGAGTACAAGAAGCCCCAGAACCCGACGATTCTCAAGGAGAGTTCCACGGGGACCTTCCTCGCGGCCCACCCGAGCCTCTACCAGGAGTGGCTCGAAAAGTACCAGGACGCTGCGGACCAGTCCGCGCGGGACTCGGTCACCCAGGAGCTCGAAAAGTTCAAAGTGACCAGCACCGAGATCCTCGACAACGGGCTCGGTAACGGCCCCTACGAGCTGACGGAAGTCAACAACCAGGCCATGGTGTTCGAGGTCCGGACGGACCACCCGTGGTACCAGGACAACCAGGTCGAGACCTACCGCGTCCGGGCGATCAAAGAGGGCGGCAGCATCATCAAGAAGCAGGACAAGCTCGACCTCGGGCGCGGGCTGTTGAAGTCCTCGTTCACCGGCCCCGACCACCTGCAAAACATCACCGAGAGCCGGTCCGTCCAGCTCCGCAAGGTCGCGTTCAACCACACGAACGAGCACCTCCAGAAGCGGAAGGTCCGGCAGGCACTCGCCCACCTGATCGACTGGAACAGCATCATCGCGAACCAGCAGCCCCAGGCCGCCGCGGTGCCAAAGCAGACGGGAATGGGCAAGCGGATGGCCAAGCAGTGGCTCGGTGACGAACTGTACGGCAAGATGGCCGACTACCCGATCACCGCCGACCCCGACGGCGCGACGAAGTACCTGAACGAGGCCGGCTACAGCAAGCAAGGCGGGGAGTGGGTCGATCCCGACGGCAAGACCGTCTCGTTCAACATGCTCTCGATCAACTGGGGAGCCTTCACCAAAGGCGCGCGGACGGTCAACTCCCAGATGAACCAGTTCGGCTTCGACATGAACTTCGAGGGCGTCTCCGGCGGTGTCTACTACAAGCGCGCCAGAAACCAGATGGACTACGACCTGACCTTCTTCTTCCACAACAACTTCCTGAACCACCCGATCTCGTACTTCCGATCGAGCCAGATCGGCGGGCTGCGTCTCGCGAACCTGGAGAACTACGGCACCCAGCTCCCGAAGTGGCTCGACGAGGGCAAGGAACGCTCCCCGTTCAACGGGATGCCGCTCACGCCGGAAATCCCGACCGAGCCCGGTGCCAAAGAGATCTCCGGCGACGGCGAGCAGATCAACCTCTGGGAGCTGTACGACGAGACGCTCAGCGCGGAATCTGAGGCACAGACCCGCGAGAACGTCCGCCTGCTCGCCCGGTACTGGAACTACGATCTGCCCCACCTCGTCATCCTCCAGCCGAAGGCCGGCTTCTGGGGAGACACGAAGGACTTCGACATGCCGGTCGACGACGAGACCTACGAGATCTACGCCGGCATGCACGCCGCACTCAAGCGCGGGGCGATCAAGCACAAGTACAAGTAA